The following are from one region of the Advenella mimigardefordensis DPN7 genome:
- the ku gene encoding non-homologous end joining protein Ku, whose protein sequence is MARPIWNGTISFGLLNIPVALMPGERRIDLHFRMLDSRDNAPVRYERVNADTGDEVPWKDIVKAFEYSKGNYVVLEPDDIRDAAPQSKESVDVEAFVDASAIGPAYFEKPYVLVPGKKAEKGYVLLRETLRDAGKIGIARVVIRTREYLCAVMPQGDALMLILLRYPQELIDVQDYRIPEGKLSEYRISRQEMDMASQLISSMEVDWQPDQYKDEFRQRLTDVIKKRMKANKVSHRPDDDLDEAAVPENAATNVVDFMSLLKQSLATNKRTPPKSASSRSAAAGSDSTADSKSKKAPAKATQASAPRASKAGNGKASSPKANHGKTNKDKAGSGKATGKSAATTGKAARAASKTSSKTTTRKSARSTGTASGSRKRATGTKKAA, encoded by the coding sequence ATGGCACGCCCGATCTGGAATGGTACGATTTCCTTTGGATTGTTGAATATCCCGGTGGCTTTGATGCCCGGGGAACGGCGCATTGATCTGCATTTTCGGATGCTGGACTCGCGTGATAATGCGCCGGTACGCTATGAACGGGTCAATGCCGACACGGGCGACGAGGTACCATGGAAGGATATCGTCAAGGCGTTTGAATATAGCAAGGGCAATTACGTCGTTCTTGAACCCGATGACATTCGCGATGCAGCGCCGCAAAGCAAGGAGTCGGTCGATGTAGAGGCATTTGTTGATGCCAGTGCGATCGGCCCGGCCTATTTCGAAAAACCCTATGTGCTGGTACCCGGAAAAAAGGCGGAGAAAGGGTACGTCTTGTTGCGCGAAACGCTGCGCGATGCTGGCAAGATCGGGATCGCACGTGTGGTCATACGCACGCGTGAATATCTGTGTGCCGTCATGCCGCAAGGCGATGCGCTTATGCTGATTCTGCTGCGATATCCGCAGGAACTCATCGATGTGCAAGACTACCGGATTCCGGAAGGCAAGTTGAGTGAGTACCGGATTTCCCGTCAGGAAATGGACATGGCCAGCCAATTGATTTCATCCATGGAAGTGGACTGGCAACCAGACCAATATAAGGATGAGTTCCGGCAGCGGCTTACAGATGTGATCAAAAAAAGAATGAAGGCCAACAAGGTAAGCCATCGTCCGGACGACGATCTGGACGAGGCAGCCGTTCCGGAGAATGCCGCCACCAACGTCGTTGACTTCATGTCTCTGCTCAAGCAAAGTCTGGCAACCAATAAGCGGACGCCGCCGAAGTCGGCCAGCTCGCGATCTGCTGCGGCCGGCAGCGACAGCACAGCTGACAGTAAATCAAAAAAAGCGCCTGCAAAGGCAACGCAGGCGTCTGCACCGCGCGCCTCTAAAGCGGGCAACGGTAAAGCGAGCAGTCCGAAAGCGAACCACGGTAAAACGAATAAGGATAAGGCCGGCAGCGGGAAAGCGACTGGCAAATCAGCCGCAACCACCGGAAAAGCAGCCAGGGCAGCAAGCAAGACAAGCAGCAAGACGACAACCAGGAAAAGCGCAAGGTCAACCGGCACTGCTTCAGGATCACGCAAGCGGGCGACTGGCACCAAAAAGGCGGCATAG
- the arsC gene encoding arsenate reductase (glutaredoxin) (This arsenate reductase requires both glutathione and glutaredoxin to convert arsenate to arsenite, after which the efflux transporter formed by ArsA and ArsB can extrude the arsenite from the cell, providing resistance.), with product MDITIYHNTRCGTSRTTLALIRNTGVEPNVIEYLHNPPSREELVAVIEKAGISVREAVREKETLFKELGLDDPAVSDERLLDAMIEYPILINRPFVVTPKGARLCRPAELVLDILPLPQKGAVNRADGTPLIDALGQKVTQA from the coding sequence ATGGATATCACCATTTATCACAATACCCGCTGCGGGACTTCACGCACGACGCTGGCGCTTATCCGCAATACGGGTGTTGAACCCAATGTGATCGAGTACCTGCACAATCCGCCTTCCCGCGAGGAGCTGGTGGCGGTTATAGAGAAGGCGGGTATCAGTGTACGTGAAGCCGTGCGCGAGAAAGAAACGCTGTTCAAAGAACTCGGACTGGATGATCCGGCTGTGAGCGATGAGCGGCTGCTTGATGCCATGATTGAATACCCGATTTTGATTAATCGTCCCTTCGTGGTCACGCCAAAAGGCGCGCGCCTGTGCCGCCCGGCAGAGCTGGTACTGGATATTTTACCTTTGCCGCAAAAAGGCGCCGTCAATCGCGCCGACGGCACGCCGCTGATCGACGCATTGGGTCAGAAAGTCACGCAGGCCTGA
- a CDS encoding bifunctional O-acetylhomoserine aminocarboxypropyltransferase/cysteine synthase, with the protein MKLETLAIHAGYSPEPTTKAVAVPIYQTSSYAFDNTQHGADLFDLKVAGNIYTRIMNPTNAVLEERVAALEGGIAALAVASGMAAITYAIQTITQSGDNIVSVSKLYGGTYNLFAHAFPRQAIEVRMAPHDDIAALEALIDDKTKAVFCESIGNPAGNLIDLRALADAAHRHGVPLIVDNTVATPALCRPFEHGADIVVHSLTKYMGGHGTTIAGAIVDSGQFPWAEHKERFAVLNEPDPAYHGVVYTEAFAEAAFIGRCRVGPLRNTGAALAPLAAFQILQGIETLALRVERHCENALKVAQFLQQHEQVSWVKYAGLPDHPEHALALQYMGGKPSAILCFGVKGGAEAGARFIDALQLITRLVNIGDAKSLACHPATTTHRQLNDEELEKAGVSQDMVRLSVGIEHIDDILADLDQALQHSKG; encoded by the coding sequence ATGAAGCTTGAGACACTGGCCATCCATGCAGGTTATTCGCCGGAACCCACCACCAAGGCAGTCGCTGTTCCTATTTATCAGACCTCCTCGTATGCGTTTGATAATACGCAGCACGGTGCCGATCTGTTTGACCTGAAAGTGGCCGGCAATATCTACACACGAATCATGAATCCGACCAATGCAGTCTTGGAAGAGCGTGTGGCCGCCCTGGAGGGTGGTATCGCGGCGCTGGCGGTTGCGTCGGGAATGGCGGCCATTACCTATGCCATTCAGACTATTACTCAGTCGGGTGACAATATCGTCTCGGTCAGTAAACTATATGGTGGTACCTATAATCTGTTTGCCCATGCCTTTCCACGCCAGGCAATTGAGGTGCGCATGGCACCTCACGATGATATTGCGGCGCTTGAAGCGTTGATTGATGACAAGACCAAGGCAGTGTTCTGCGAATCCATCGGCAACCCGGCAGGTAACCTGATTGATCTGCGTGCATTGGCAGACGCAGCACACCGGCACGGAGTACCGCTGATTGTTGATAACACCGTGGCCACGCCGGCGCTGTGCCGTCCGTTTGAACACGGCGCCGATATAGTGGTGCATTCACTCACCAAATATATGGGTGGCCATGGCACAACGATTGCCGGGGCCATCGTCGATTCCGGTCAGTTCCCCTGGGCAGAGCATAAAGAACGTTTTGCGGTATTGAATGAGCCCGATCCGGCCTATCATGGCGTGGTCTATACCGAAGCCTTTGCCGAAGCTGCCTTTATTGGCCGATGCCGCGTGGGCCCGCTGCGCAATACCGGCGCTGCACTGGCGCCGCTGGCCGCCTTTCAGATTCTGCAGGGGATTGAAACGCTGGCATTGCGTGTCGAGCGCCATTGTGAAAATGCGCTGAAGGTGGCGCAGTTTCTGCAGCAACACGAGCAGGTGAGCTGGGTGAAATACGCCGGCTTGCCCGATCATCCGGAACACGCGCTGGCGCTTCAATATATGGGTGGCAAACCATCCGCCATTCTGTGTTTTGGTGTGAAAGGTGGTGCCGAGGCCGGTGCGCGCTTTATTGACGCGCTGCAACTCATTACCCGTCTGGTGAATATTGGTGATGCCAAATCCCTGGCATGCCATCCGGCAACAACGACCCATCGCCAGTTGAACGATGAGGAGCTGGAGAAAGCCGGCGTGAGCCAGGATATGGTTCGGCTGTCTGTGGGCATCGAGCATATCGATGACATTCTGGCTGATCTGGATCAGGCATTGCAGCACAGCAAAGGCTGA
- a CDS encoding AraC family transcriptional regulator, whose protein sequence is MKKSGFSPDTATHLRRPPFETTTLPAPIVFRAVSVQADTVYPRHFHHWGEFVYSFSGIMEIELAHEHYLAPPQYGLWLPPRTEHIAFNRLAGIHCSLYVEAALCQALPGVTCALTVSPFMRALLDELGRKPPAIVATQQEQRLLQVLVDQLELADCAGTYLPTSDDPLLKPVLLALQANPGDTRTIAEFAAVSHTTERTLMRRCQRDLGMSFVEWRQRLKVLASLARLDRGETVEAIGLDLGYSSASAFISMFRRLMGTTPDEYRKGRRTQGARVAAGQAGRL, encoded by the coding sequence ATGAAAAAATCCGGTTTTTCACCCGATACTGCGACGCATTTGCGTCGGCCGCCATTTGAGACGACAACATTGCCTGCACCCATTGTTTTTCGGGCGGTGAGCGTCCAGGCAGATACGGTTTATCCGCGTCACTTTCACCACTGGGGCGAGTTTGTTTACTCCTTCAGCGGCATTATGGAGATTGAGCTGGCGCACGAGCATTATCTTGCCCCACCCCAATACGGTCTTTGGCTGCCGCCCCGAACCGAGCATATTGCGTTCAATCGCCTGGCTGGCATTCACTGCTCCCTATACGTAGAAGCAGCGCTGTGCCAGGCTCTGCCCGGCGTGACCTGTGCATTGACGGTGAGTCCGTTCATGCGTGCGCTGCTTGATGAGCTTGGCAGGAAACCGCCGGCCATTGTTGCGACGCAGCAGGAGCAACGCCTGCTGCAGGTTCTGGTCGATCAACTGGAACTGGCCGATTGTGCCGGAACTTACCTGCCAACCTCAGACGATCCGTTACTGAAGCCTGTGTTGCTGGCGCTTCAGGCCAATCCGGGCGATACGCGTACGATTGCCGAGTTTGCTGCGGTTAGCCATACGACAGAAAGAACATTGATGCGCCGCTGCCAGCGGGACCTGGGCATGTCTTTTGTTGAATGGCGTCAGCGGCTGAAGGTACTGGCATCGCTGGCGCGGCTTGATCGGGGTGAAACCGTGGAAGCGATCGGTCTGGATCTGGGCTACAGCAGTGCGTCAGCATTTATCAGCATGTTCCGGCGTCTGATGGGTACCACGCCCGACGAATACCGCAAGGGACGGCGCACACAGGGCGCCAGGGTAGCAGCAGGTCAGGCCGGCCGCTTATAA
- a CDS encoding DMT family transporter gives MEHRRTIDRKATGLMLLTCAIWGLQQVVLKGAAPDVAPVFQIALRSGISAIMVYVLIYARGDRIVLSDGTWKPGIAAGLLFALEFLLVAEGLHHTTASHMVIFLYTAPVFAALGLYWKVPDERLNRVQWLGIAIAFAGIVVTFTGRSEAAAAGGTNPLLGDLLGLCAAMAWGATTVVIRTTRLNSCPSTHTLLYQLIGGFVVLIVAAILMDQTYFNPTPRAFAAMTFQILVVSFGSLLLWFWLLRQYLASRLGVLSFMTPLFGIAFGVWLLNEPLEPNFVAGALMVLLGILLVSGYEWIQQIVARRRKLSHL, from the coding sequence ATGGAACACCGCAGGACAATCGATCGCAAGGCCACCGGGCTGATGCTGCTTACTTGCGCGATTTGGGGACTGCAACAGGTCGTACTCAAGGGCGCGGCACCGGACGTCGCACCGGTTTTTCAGATTGCCCTGCGCTCCGGGATTTCTGCCATCATGGTGTATGTCCTCATTTACGCGCGTGGTGATCGGATTGTGCTCTCTGACGGGACCTGGAAGCCCGGGATAGCGGCAGGGCTGCTTTTTGCCCTGGAATTTCTGCTGGTTGCCGAAGGGTTGCACCACACCACGGCGTCTCATATGGTTATTTTCCTGTACACCGCGCCGGTATTCGCCGCTCTCGGCCTTTACTGGAAGGTGCCAGACGAACGGCTGAACAGGGTGCAGTGGCTGGGCATTGCCATCGCTTTTGCCGGGATTGTGGTCACCTTTACCGGTCGCAGCGAAGCGGCAGCGGCTGGCGGCACCAATCCGCTGCTGGGCGATTTACTTGGTCTGTGTGCAGCCATGGCCTGGGGCGCAACCACAGTCGTCATACGCACCACCCGCCTTAACAGTTGCCCAAGTACCCACACCCTCCTGTATCAGTTGATTGGCGGTTTCGTCGTTCTGATCGTCGCAGCCATCCTCATGGACCAGACTTATTTCAACCCCACGCCACGTGCTTTTGCGGCCATGACATTTCAGATACTGGTTGTCTCTTTTGGCAGCCTGCTCTTGTGGTTCTGGCTGCTGCGCCAGTATCTGGCATCAAGGCTTGGTGTTCTGTCCTTCATGACCCCGCTTTTCGGTATTGCATTTGGCGTTTGGTTGCTGAACGAACCGCTGGAGCCCAATTTCGTCGCCGGCGCCCTGATGGTACTGCTTGGCATATTGCTGGTCAGTGGCTACGAGTGGATACAGCAAATCGTGGCGCGCCGTCGCAAGTTGTCGCATTTATAA